A genomic window from Glycine max cultivar Williams 82 chromosome 17, Glycine_max_v4.0, whole genome shotgun sequence includes:
- the LOC100784846 gene encoding arogenate dehydratase/prephenate dehydratase 1, chloroplastic isoform X1, translating to MALKAVSIWGCYKPPPQLGVGVSNSHSTLIGNLRYDYDKCRKWECCCLGVLAQRATTAVEDEGPSVPPLVDSSGAADGVHQNESKGFHKDLNLLPKPLTAIDISSYPRDGSKVRVAYQGLPGAYSEDAALKAYPKCETVPCDNFEAAFKAVELWLVNKTVLPIENSVGGSVHRNYDLLLRHRLHIVGEVQLRVNHCLLGLPGVRKEELRAVVSHPQAFAQCETTLSDLGAVKIAARDTAAAAQTVASNCARDTGAIASSRAAEVYGLDILAERIQDDDENITRFLVLAREPIIPGTDRPHKTSIVFSLEEGPGVLFKALAVFAMRDINLSKIESRPLKQRSLRVVDHLNEGSATYFDYLFYIDIEASMAEPRAQYALGQLQEFARFLRVLGCYPMDTVL from the exons ATGGCTCTTAAGGCTGTATCCATCTGGGGTTGTTACAAACCTCCTCCTCAATTGGGTGTTGGTGTTTCCAATTCTCATTCTACTCTGATTGGAAATCTAAGATATGATTATGACAAATGCCGCAAATGGGAGTGCTGTTGTTTGGGTGTTTTGGCTCAGAGAGCTACCACTGCTGTGGAAGATGAGGGCCCCAGTGTCCCACCTTTGGTTGACTCTTCAGGGGCTGCTGATGGTGTTCACCAAAATGAGTCAAAGGGCTTTCACAAGGACTTAAACTTACTTCCTA AGCCATTAACAGCAATTGACATTTCTTCTTATCCAAGAGATGGATCAAAGGTGCGCGTGGCTTATCAG GGACTTCCGGGGGCATATAGTGAGGATGCAGCTTTGAAAGCATATCCAAAATGTGAGACTGTGCCATGTGACAATTTTGAAGCTGCATTTAAG GCAGTTGAATTATGGTTGGTGAATAAAACTGTTCTACCCATTGAAAATTCTGTTGGTGGAAGCGTCCACCGTAATTATGACTTACTTCTTCGCCATAGGCTGCACATTGTTGGGGAGGTGCAGTTGCGAGTTAACCACTGCCTTTTAGGATTGCCTGGTGTGAGAAAGGAGGAGCTCAGAGCTGTTGTGAGTCATCCCCAG GCTTTTGCTCAATGTGAGACAACGCTTAGTGATTTAGGTGCTGTCAAGATTGCTGCACGTGATACTGCTGCTGCTGCTCAG ACAGTGGCCTCAAATTGTGCAAGAGACACTGGAGCTATTGCAAGTTCCCGAGCTGCAGAAGTGTACGGGCTTGACATTCTTGCAGAAAGAATTCAG GATGATGATGAGAATATTACTCGTTTCTTGGTCCTTGCAAGGGAGCCTATAATTCCAGGAACTGACAGGCCCCATAAg ACTAGCATTGTTTTCAGTCTAGAAGAAGGTCCAGGTGTACTATTCAAAGCCTTGGCAGTTTTTGCTATGAGGGATATTAATTTGTCAAAG ATAGAGAGTCGTCCTTTGAAGCAGCGCTCATTGAGGGTTGTGGATCATTTAAATGAAGGGAGTGCCAC GTACTTTGACTACCTCTTCTATATTGATATTGAAGCTTCTATGGCAGAACCTCGTGCACAATATGCTTTAGGACAGTTGCAG GAATTTGCTAGATTTCTTCGTGTTCTTGGTTGTTATCCTATGGATACAGTATTATAG
- the LOC100784846 gene encoding arogenate dehydratase/prephenate dehydratase 1, chloroplastic isoform X2 — protein sequence MALKAVSIWGCYKPPPQLGVGVSNSHSTLIGNLRYDYDKCRKWECCCLGVLAQRATTAVEDEGPSVPPLVDSSGAADGVHQNESKGFHKDLNLLPKPLTAIDISSYPRDGSKVRVAYQGLPGAYSEDAALKAYPKCETVPCDNFEAAFKAVELWLVNKTVLPIENSVGGSVHRNYDLLLRHRLHIVGEVQLRVNHCLLGLPGVRKEELRAVAFAQCETTLSDLGAVKIAARDTAAAAQTVASNCARDTGAIASSRAAEVYGLDILAERIQDDDENITRFLVLAREPIIPGTDRPHKTSIVFSLEEGPGVLFKALAVFAMRDINLSKIESRPLKQRSLRVVDHLNEGSATYFDYLFYIDIEASMAEPRAQYALGQLQEFARFLRVLGCYPMDTVL from the exons ATGGCTCTTAAGGCTGTATCCATCTGGGGTTGTTACAAACCTCCTCCTCAATTGGGTGTTGGTGTTTCCAATTCTCATTCTACTCTGATTGGAAATCTAAGATATGATTATGACAAATGCCGCAAATGGGAGTGCTGTTGTTTGGGTGTTTTGGCTCAGAGAGCTACCACTGCTGTGGAAGATGAGGGCCCCAGTGTCCCACCTTTGGTTGACTCTTCAGGGGCTGCTGATGGTGTTCACCAAAATGAGTCAAAGGGCTTTCACAAGGACTTAAACTTACTTCCTA AGCCATTAACAGCAATTGACATTTCTTCTTATCCAAGAGATGGATCAAAGGTGCGCGTGGCTTATCAG GGACTTCCGGGGGCATATAGTGAGGATGCAGCTTTGAAAGCATATCCAAAATGTGAGACTGTGCCATGTGACAATTTTGAAGCTGCATTTAAG GCAGTTGAATTATGGTTGGTGAATAAAACTGTTCTACCCATTGAAAATTCTGTTGGTGGAAGCGTCCACCGTAATTATGACTTACTTCTTCGCCATAGGCTGCACATTGTTGGGGAGGTGCAGTTGCGAGTTAACCACTGCCTTTTAGGATTGCCTGGTGTGAGAAAGGAGGAGCTCAGAGCTGTT GCTTTTGCTCAATGTGAGACAACGCTTAGTGATTTAGGTGCTGTCAAGATTGCTGCACGTGATACTGCTGCTGCTGCTCAG ACAGTGGCCTCAAATTGTGCAAGAGACACTGGAGCTATTGCAAGTTCCCGAGCTGCAGAAGTGTACGGGCTTGACATTCTTGCAGAAAGAATTCAG GATGATGATGAGAATATTACTCGTTTCTTGGTCCTTGCAAGGGAGCCTATAATTCCAGGAACTGACAGGCCCCATAAg ACTAGCATTGTTTTCAGTCTAGAAGAAGGTCCAGGTGTACTATTCAAAGCCTTGGCAGTTTTTGCTATGAGGGATATTAATTTGTCAAAG ATAGAGAGTCGTCCTTTGAAGCAGCGCTCATTGAGGGTTGTGGATCATTTAAATGAAGGGAGTGCCAC GTACTTTGACTACCTCTTCTATATTGATATTGAAGCTTCTATGGCAGAACCTCGTGCACAATATGCTTTAGGACAGTTGCAG GAATTTGCTAGATTTCTTCGTGTTCTTGGTTGTTATCCTATGGATACAGTATTATAG
- the LOC100809631 gene encoding ankyrin repeat domain-containing protein 13C, whose product MAKSTAPPDNYGHSPVHYAVALGDHTTLSRIISSLPRLPDPSLIQTESDSLAQEKIADQISLVLDRRDVPYGETPLHLAVRLNDLFSARALATAGADVSLQNSAGWNALQEALCRRASDIALVLLRLHHRNAWSKWRRRLPRVIAALRRMRDFYMEISFHFESSLIPFVGKIAPSDTYKIWKRDGNLRADTSLAGFDGLKIQRADQSFLFLGDGDHTHDVPSGSLLVLNRDDRKIFDAFENAGGPMNESDLAGFCSQTSVYRPGMDVTKAELVGRMNWRRQEKTESVGEWKAKVYEMHNVVFSFRSRKVAGSESDVAGSEQVLPLELDEDDDGFLVAENPNFGFPMPDKRRHSSFVREETEWVPMGRKSLDLTSVTAPQPRSVTMPTQTKEKEYVRSLRPSVWLTEQFPLKTEELLPLLDILANKVKAVRRLRELLTTTFPPGTFPVKVAIPVVPTVRVVITFTKFVELQPLEQFYTPFSSPRHLLSAAGAGRGDEEQSKAENRCSSSSSSTWLRRNNSVSNKQRCMAFDSDPFKIPAGYTWTSVDDKSRKMKKSKSVRKPK is encoded by the exons ATGGCCAAGTCCACCGCTCCTCCGGATAATTATGGTCACAGTCCAGTTCACTACGCCGTCGCATTGGGCGACCACACCACCCTCTCCAGAATCATATCCTCACTCCCTCGTCTCCCCGATCCCTCTCTTATTCAAACAGAATCCGATTCCCTCGCTCAAGAAAAAATCGCCGATCAGATCTCCCTCGTCCTCGACCGCCGCGACGTTCCTTATGGAGAAACCCCTCTCCACCTCGCCGTCCGACTCAACGACCTTTTTTCCGCCCGCGCCCTCGCCACCGCCGGCGCCGACGTCTCCCTCCAGAACTCCGCCGGCTGGAACGCTTTGCAGGAGGCGCTATGCCGCCGCGCCTCCGACATCGCGCTCGTCCTCCTCCGCCTTCACCATCGCAACGCCTGGTCCAAGTGGCGCCGTCGCCTCCCGCGGGTCATCGCCGCGCTACGCCGCATGCGTGACTTCTACATGGAGATCTCCTTCCACTTCGAGAGCTCCCTCATTCCCTTCGTCGGAAAGATCGCTCCCTCCGACACCTACAAAATCTGGAAGCGAGACGGCAACCTCCGCGCTGACACCTCTCTCGCCGGCTTCGACGGCCTCAAGATCCAGCGCGCCGACCAGAGCTTCCTCTTCCTTGGAGACGGCGATCACACGCACGACGTCCCCTCCGGTTCGCTCCTCGTCCTCAACCGCGACGACCGCAAAATCTTCGACGCCTTCGAGAACGCCGGAGGACCGATGAACGAGTCCGACCTCGCCGGATTCTGCTCGCAGACTAGCGTGTACCGTCCTGGCATGGACGTGACGAAGGCAGAGCTTGTAGGCAGAATGAATTGGCGAAGGCAAGAGAAAACAGAGAGCGTGGGAGAGTGGAAGGCGAAGGTGTACGAAATGCACAACGTGGTTTTCAGTTTCCGGTCACGGAAAGTGGCCGGCAGCGAGTCTGACGTGGCAGGGAGCGAGCAGGTGCTGCCGTTGGAACTGGACGAAGACGACGACGGTTTTCTCGTTGCGGAGAATCCGAATTTCGGGTTCCCAATGCCAGACAAGAGAAGACACAGTAGCTTCGTTCGAGAAGAgacagagtgggtcccaatggGAAGGAAAAGCCTCGACCTAACGTCCGTAACGGCCCCACAGCCGCGAAGCGTGACCATGCCTACTCAGACCAAGGAAAAGGAGTACGTTAGAAGCTTACGGCCGTCAGTGTGGCTAACGGAGCAGTTTCCGTTAAAGACCGAGGAGCTTCTGCCGTTACTCGACATACTCGCCAATAAGGTCAAAGCAGTGAGGAGGCTTAGAGAGTTACTCACTACCACGTTCCCGCCGGGAACTTTCCCCGTTAAG GTGGCTATACCGGTGGTCCCTACAGTGAGGGTGGTGATTACGTTCACAAAGTTCGTGGAGCTGCAACCTCTGGAGCAATTCTACACTCCATTCTCCAGTCCAAGGCATTTGCTCAGTGCCGCAGGGGCAGGCAGAGGAGATGAGGAACAGAGCAAAGCAGAAAACAGGTGCTCTTCTTCGAGCTCATCAACGTGGCTGAGACGAAATAATAGCGTGTCGAATAAACAACGATGTATGGCATTTGATTCAGACCCTTTTAAGATTCCTGCGGGATACACATGGACCAGTGTGGATGATAAATCTCGTAAAATGAAGAAATCCAAGTCCGTCAGAAAGCCTAAGTAA
- the LOC100305892 gene encoding uncharacterized protein isoform X1, with protein sequence MFRCLKFSDSMAKSSFKLEHPLERRQAESARIRDKYPDRIPVIVEKAERSDIPDIDKKKYLVPADLTVGQFVYVVRKRIKVSAEKAIFVFIYNTLPPTAALMSSIYEENKDDDGFLYMTYSGENTFGSH encoded by the exons ATGTTTCGCTGTTTGAAATTTTCAGATTCCATGGCCAAAAGCTCCTTCAAGCTTGAACATCCCTTGG AAAGAAGACAGGCTGAGTCTGCTCGCATTAGAGACAAGTATCCTGATAGAATACCT GTGATTGTTGAGAAAGCGGAAAGAAGTGACATCCCAGACATCGATAAGAAGAA GTACCTTGTCCCAGCGGATTTGACTGTTGGTCAGTTTGTTTATGTTGTCCGTAAAAGGATTAAGGTCAGTGCGGAGAaggctatttttgtttttatctacaACACTCTACCTCCAACTG CCGCTTTGATGTCTTCTATTTATGAGGAAAATAAGGACGATGATGGGTTTCTTTACATGACATACAGTGGAGAGAACACTTTCGGCTCCCACTAG
- the LOC100305892 gene encoding uncharacterized protein LOC100305892 (The RefSeq protein has 1 substitution compared to this genomic sequence) yields the protein MAKSSFKLEHPLERRQAESARIRDKYPDRIPVIVEKAERSDIPDIDKKKYLVPADLTVGQFVYVVRRRIKVSAEKAIFVFIYNTLPPTAALMSSIYEENKDDDGFLYMTYSGENTFGSH from the exons ATGGCCAAAAGCTCCTTCAAGCTTGAACATCCCTTGG AAAGAAGACAGGCTGAGTCTGCTCGCATTAGAGACAAGTATCCTGATAGAATACCT GTGATTGTTGAGAAAGCGGAAAGAAGTGACATCCCAGACATCGATAAGAAGAA GTACCTTGTCCCAGCGGATTTGACTGTTGGTCAGTTTGTTTATGTTGTCCGTAAAAGGATTAAGGTCAGTGCGGAGAaggctatttttgtttttatctacaACACTCTACCTCCAACTG CCGCTTTGATGTCTTCTATTTATGAGGAAAATAAGGACGATGATGGGTTTCTTTACATGACATACAGTGGAGAGAACACTTTCGGCTCCCACTAG
- the LOC100810168 gene encoding probable beta-1,3-galactosyltransferase 2, with product MKSKGGVELSGRNVLHRKWALLLCVASFCAGMFFTNRIWSMAEYKEISRASTEIERIKLNSEGCNLNLVVRPNSNYSQVEVSNTQNVITKSRKSETVESTTRKKYFMVIGINTAFSSRKRRDSVRATWMPRAEERKKLEEEKGIIIRFVIGHSSTSGGILDKAIEAEERLHADFLRLNHIEGYLELSAKTKIYFSTAVALWDAEFYVKVDDDVHVNLATLGLTLSMHRKKPRVYIGCMKSGPVLAQKGVRYHEPEYWKFGEVGNKYFRHATGQLYAISQDLATYISINQGMLHKYANEDVSLGSWFIGLDVDHVDDRRMCCGTPPDCEWKAQAGNICVASFDWKCSGICRSVERMKEVHQRCGEDENALWSGTF from the exons atgaagagCAAGGGAGGTGTAGAACTGAGTGGAAGGAATGTCTTACATAGGAAATGGGCTCTTCTGCTTTGTGTGGCAAGCTTCTGTGCTGGAATGTTCTTCACCAATAG GatatggtcaatggctgaataTAAAGAAATTTCAAGGGCTTCTACTGAGattgaaagaataaaattaaactctGAGGGTTGTAATCTAAATCTA GTTGTAAGGCCTAACTCCAATTACAGTCAAGTGGAAGTTTCAAATACACAGAACGTTATCAC GAAATCGA GGAAGTCAGAGACAGTTGAATCAACtacaaggaaaaaatatttcatgGTTATAGGGATCAATACAGCTTTTAGTAGCAGGAAGCGCAGAGATTCTGTTCGTGCAACTTGGATGCCACGAG CTGAGGAAAGAAAGAAGTTGGAGGAAGAAAAGGGCATAATCATACGATTTGTTATAGGTCACAG TTCTACATCTGGTGGCATTCTTGACAAAGCTATTGAAGCAGAGGAGAGGCTTCATGCTGACTTTTTGAGGCTG AACCACATTGAGGGATACCTAGAACTATCAGCTAAGACAAAGATCTACTTTTCAACTGCTGTTGCCTTGTGGGATGCTGAATTTTATGTCAAAGTTGATGATGATGTTCATGTGAATTTAg CAACACTTGGATTGACTCTGTCTATGCATCGTAAGAAACCTCGGGTGTATATTGGGTGCATGAAATCTGGtcctgtccttgctcaaaa GGGAGTGAGATACCATGAACCCGAATACTGGAAGTTTGGAGAGGTGGGAAACAAGTACTTTCGGCATGCTACAGGACAATTATATGCCATTTCACAAGATTTGgctacttatatatcaataaatca GGGTATGCTGCATAAATATGCTAATGAAGATGTCTCATTGGGATCTTGGTTTATTGGTTTAGATGTGGATCATGTTGATGATAGGAGAATGTGTTGTGGCACACCCCCTG ATTGCGAGTGGAAAGCACAGGCCGGTAACATCTGCGTTGCTTCGTTTGATTGGAAATGCAGTGGGATCTGCAGATCTGTTGAGAGGATGAAAGAAGTTCACCAGCGTTGTGGGGAGGATGAAAACGCATTGTGGAGTGGAACCTTCTAA